The Lepus europaeus isolate LE1 chromosome 21, mLepTim1.pri, whole genome shotgun sequence genome has a window encoding:
- the LOC133750392 gene encoding CCR4-NOT transcription complex subunit 6-like yields the protein MPKEKYDPPDPRRIYTIMSAEEVANGKKSHWAELEISGRVRSLSTSLWSLTHLTALHLNDNYLSRIPPDIAKLHNLVYLDLSSNKLRSLPVELGNMVSLRELLLNNNLLRVLPYELGRLFQLQTLGLKGNPLSQDILNLYQDPDGTRKLLNFMLDNLAVHPEQLPPRPWITLKERDQILPSASFTVMCYNVLCDKYATRQLYGYCPSWALNWEYRKKVIMEEIVNCDADIISLQEVETEQYFTLFLPALKERGYDGFFSPKSRAKIMSEQERKHVDGCAIFFKTEKFTLVQKHTVEFNQVAMVNSDGSEAMLNRVMTKDNIGVAVVLEVHKELFGAGMKPIHAADKQLLIVANAHMHWDPEYSDVKLIQNMMFVSEVKNILEKASSRPGSPTTDPNSIPLVLCADLNSLPD from the coding sequence ATGCCAAAGGAAAAATATGATCCTCCAGATCCTCGCCGAATTTATACCATCATGTCAGCAGAGGAGGTAGCCAATGGGAAAAAATCTCACTGGGCAGAATTAGAAATTTCAGGTAGAGTGCGGAGCTTAAGTACATCGCTTTGGTCATTGACACACTTGACAGCGCTGCACCTAAATGACAATTACCTTAGTCGCATTCCACCTGATATTGCCAAGCTTCATAATCTGGTTTACCTGGATCTGTCATCCAATAAACTCAGAAGTTTACCAGTAGAACTAGGAAACATGGTGTCTCTCAGGGAATTGCTTTTAAATAACAATCTGTTACGGGTTTTGCCTTATGAACTTGGTCGGCTCTTCCAGCTACAAACTCTAGGTTTGAAAGGCAATCCTTTATCACAGGATATTCTCAACTTGTACCAGGACCCAGATGGAACCCGAAAGCTACTGAACTTCATGCTTGACAATCTAGCAGTTCATCCAGAGCAGCTTCCTCCGAGGCCATGGATTACATTAAAAGAACGAGACCAAATTCTACCATCAGCATCATTCACGGTTATGTGTTACAATGTGTTATGTGATAAATATGCCACCCGGCAGCTATATGGCTATTGCCCCTCCTGGGCATTAAACTGGGAATACAGGAAAAAGGTAATTATGGAAGAAATTGTTAACTGTGACGCAGATATCATTAGTCTTCAGGAAGTGGAAACAGAGCAATACTTCACTCTCTTTCTGCCAGCATTGAAGGAGCGTGGATATGAtggatttttttctccaaagtcaCGTGCCAAAATCATGTCTGAGCAGGAGAGAAAGCATGTGGATGGTTGTGCAATAttcttcaaaacagaaaaatttacATTGGTGCAAAAGCATACAGTGGAATTTAACCAAGTGGCAATGGTTAATTCAGATGGATCCGAAGCTATGCTAAACAGAGTGATGACAAAAGATAACATTGGTGTTGCTGTGGTATTAGAGGTCCACAAGGAACTATTTGGAGCAGGTATGAAGCCAATTCATGCTGCAGACAAACAGCTGCTTATTGTGGCAAATGCCCACATGCATTGGGACCCAGAGTATTCTGATGTGAAACTCATCCAGAACATGATGTTTGTCTCAGAGGTTAAAAACATTCTGGAGAAAGCTTCTAGTAGGCCTGGCAGCCCAACCACAGATCCTAATTCTATCCCGCTGGTGCTATGTGCAGATCTTAACTCATTGCCAGATTAA